One stretch of Macrotis lagotis isolate mMagLag1 chromosome 7, bilby.v1.9.chrom.fasta, whole genome shotgun sequence DNA includes these proteins:
- the KCNA5 gene encoding potassium voltage-gated channel subfamily A member 5 has translation MEIALVTLKNGGTPATGKGEQAAGSSGPTPEAEFGGASTGQTPRRSGRGCGGKGEDLGGRPLPELSEAVGQQPTAQGEEEAEASSTLGMSEGEALGSSALHHQRVLINISGLRFETQLCTLAQFPDTLLGDPAKRLHYFDPLRNEYFFDRNRPSFDGILYYYQSGGLLRRPVNVSLEVFADEIRFYQLGAQAMERFKEDEGFAKEEEKPLPRNEFQRQIWLIFEYPESSGSARCIAIVSVLVILISIITFCLETLPEFRDERELFHHPQLPQPPPVHPQSANASRGGARDLYLFPPGTTVSPMLSRTLADPFFIVETTCVVWFTFELLVRFFACPSKVEFFRNIMNIIDVVSVFPYFITLATELAEQQPRRVGGGSNSNGQQAMSFSTLRVIRLVRVFRIFKLSRHSKGLQILGKTLQASMRELGLLIFFLFIGVVLFSSAVYFVEADNQDTHFSSIPDAFWWAVVTMTTVGYGDMRPVTVGGKIVGSLCAIAGVLTISLPVPVIVSNFNYFYHRFTYNEERIAFKEEPTSTIGQGSTQDSVNQLKSSGSKGSFTKIPENMEGAYRGSYPLEKCNLKVKSNVDIRKSFYALCLDTNQETDL, from the coding sequence ATGGAGATAGCCTTGGTCACCCTGAAGAACGGAGGCACCCCGGCCACCGGGAAAGGAGAGCAGGCTGCGGGAAGCAGCGGCCCCACACCGGAGGCAGAGTTCGGAGGTGCCTCGACCGGGCAGACGCCGAGGCGGTCCGGACGTGGCTGTGGTGGGAAAGGTGAAGACCTGGGGGGACGCCCCTTACCTGAGCTTTCCGAGGCAGTGGGACAGCAACCGACTGCTCAGGGGGAAGAAGAGGCAGAGGCGAGCTCCACCTTAGGCATGTCGGAGGGTGAAGCCTTAGGGTCGTCCGCCCTCCATCACCAGCGTGTCCTCATCAACATCTCAGGTCTGCGATTCGAGACTCAACTGTGCACCCTGGCTCAGTTCCCAGACACTCTCTTGGGGGACCCTGCCAAGCGTCTGCATTACTTTGACCCCCTGCGCAATGAGTATTTCTTCGATCGCAACCGGCCCAGCTTTGATGGCATTCTCTACTACTACCAGTCCGGGGGCCTGCTGCGGAGGCCAGTCAACGTCTCTTTGGAAGTGTTTGCTGATGAGATCCGCTTCTACCAACTAGGGGCCCAAGCCATGGAAAGGTTCAAGGAGGATGAGGGCTTCGCCAAAGAAGAGGAGAAGCCTCTGCCCCGGAATGAGTTCCAGAGACAGATCTGGCTCATCTTTGAGTACCCAGAGAGCTCTGGCTCAGCCCGGTGCATCGCCATTGTCTCAGTTTTGGTCATCCTCATCTCCATCATCACCTTCTGTCTTGAGACCTTGCCTGAGTTCCGGGATGAACGGGAGCTGTTCCACCATCCCCAACTGCCCCAACCGCCTCCAGTTCACCCCCAGAGCGCTAATGCGAGTCGAGGTGGCGCCAGGGACCTCTATCTTTTTCCTCCAGGGACCACAGTGTCCCCTATGTTATCCAGAACCCTGGCAGACCCATTTTTCATTGTGGAGACCACGTGTGTAGTGTGGTTCACCTTTGAGCTTCTAGTGCGCTTCTTTGCTTGCCCCAGCAAAGTTGAATTTTTCCGCAACATCATGAACATCATCGATGTGGTCTCTGTCTTTCCTTATTTCATCACCTTGGCCACTGAGCTTGCAGAGCAACAGCCAAGGAGAGTAGGAGGAGGCAGCAATTCAAATGGACAGCAGGCCATGTCCTTTTCCACCCTGAGGGTCATCCGCCTGGTCAGGGTCTTCCGCATCTTCAAACTCTCCCGCCATTCTAAGGGCCTCCAAATCCTGGGCAAGACCTTGCAGGCCTCCATGCGGGAGTTGGGGctcctcatcttcttcctcttcatcgGAGTCGTCCTGTTCTCCAGCGCTGTCTACTTTGTTGAGGCAGACAACCAAGACACCCACTTCTCCAGCATCCCAGATGCCTTCTGGTGGGCAGTGGTCACCATGACCACAGTGGGCTATGGGGACATGAGACCAGTGACGGTAGGAGGCAAGATTGTGGGATCTTTGTGTGCCATTGCAGGTGTCCTCACCATATCTCTGCCTGTGCCTGTCATTGTCTCCAACTTCAATTACTTTTATCATCGGTTTACCTACAATGAAGAAAGAATAGCCTTCAAAGAAGAACCGACCAGCACCATAGGCCAAGGCTCAACACAGGACAGTGTAAATCAGCTGAAGTCTAGTGGGAGCAAAGGATCCTTTACTAAAATCCCAGAAAACATGGAAGGGGCCTATAGAGGAAGCTACCCCCTGGAAAAATGTAATCTTAAAGTTAAAAGCAATGTAGACATAAGGAAATCCTTCTATGCCCTTTGTCTGGATACAAACCAGGAGACAGATCTGTAG